The Pongo abelii isolate AG06213 chromosome 20, NHGRI_mPonAbe1-v2.0_pri, whole genome shotgun sequence genome window below encodes:
- the NANOS3 gene encoding nanos homolog 3, protein MGTFDLWTDYLGLAHLVRALSGKEGPETRLSPQPEPEPVLEPVSAPEPVSALEPMPAAESVPVPGPKDQKHSLESSPAPERLCSFCKHNGESRAIYQSHVLKDEAGRVLCPILRDYVCPQCGATRERAHTRRFCPLTGQGYTSVYSHTTRNSAGKKLVRPDKAKTQDTGHRRGGGGGGAGFRGAGKSESSPSCSPSMST, encoded by the exons ATGGGGACCTTTGACCTATGGACAGATTACCTGGGTTTGGCACACCTGGTTAGGGCTCTGAGTGGGAAAGAGGGTCCTGAGACCAGACTGAGCCcccagccagagccagagccagtgCTGGAGCCGGTGTCAGCGCCGGAGCCGGTGTCAGCCCTGGAGCCGATGCCAGCGGCGGAGTCGGTGCCAGTGCCAGGACCCAAGGATCAGAAGCACAGCCTGGAGTCCTCACCAGCTCCCGAACGCCTGTGTTCTTTCTGCAAACACAATGGCGAGTCCCGGGCCATCTACCAGTCCCACGTGCTGAAGGATGAGGCCGGCAGGGTGCTGTGTCCCATCCTGCGGGACTACGTGTGTCCCCAGTGCGGCGCCACGCGTGAGCGCGCCCACACCCGACGCTTCTGCCCACTTACTGGCCAGGGCTACACCTCCGTCTACAGCCACACCACCCGAAACTCGGCAGGCAAGAAGCTGGTCCGGCCTGACAAGGCGAAGACACAGGACACAGGCCACcgccgaggaggaggaggaggaggagcag GTTTCAGAGGTGCCGGGAAGTCTGAGTCTTCGCCCTCCTGCTCTCCTTCCATGTCCACCTAG